One genomic window of Bartonella sp. HY038 includes the following:
- a CDS encoding Fur family transcriptional regulator, producing MDQKSRYEMALREAGLRITRQRRIILDFLLSTDDHPNAFEIFNKINAIDNTISLSTIYRTMKVLEECGAIHRLSFEGGPSRFEQAGGQHHDHLIDIDSNEIIEFRSDLIEKLQEEIARELGYDIIHHRFELYGRKRK from the coding sequence ATGGATCAAAAATCACGCTATGAAATGGCATTGCGCGAAGCTGGTTTACGCATCACGCGTCAAAGGCGCATCATCCTTGATTTCCTATTAAGCACCGATGATCATCCTAATGCCTTTGAAATTTTTAATAAAATCAATGCTATTGATAATACAATTTCGCTATCCACCATCTATCGCACCATGAAGGTTTTGGAAGAATGCGGTGCTATCCATCGTCTTAGTTTTGAAGGTGGCCCATCACGTTTTGAGCAAGCAGGAGGTCAGCATCACGATCACCTTATTGATATTGACAGCAATGAGATTATCGAATTTCGCTCTGACTTAATTGAAAAATTGCAAGAGGAAATTGCTCGTGAACTTGGCTATGATATTATTCATCATCGTTTTGAACTTTATGGTCGCAAACGCAAATAA
- a CDS encoding bifunctional methylenetetrahydrofolate dehydrogenase/methenyltetrahydrofolate cyclohydrolase: protein MADIIDGKLLAAQIIEQIKHETGQLMASHNIRPGLAVVIVGEDPASEIYVSSKSRKAEECGFKSVTHKLDSDINEKDLLRLITNLNGDPAIHGILVQLPLPNHISAEKVIETISPRKDVDGFHYVNAGKLAIGAIDDTFVPCTPAGAMIMIRRVLGNDLSNLDAVIVGRSNIVGKPMASLLLAANATTTIAHSRTHDLQDVVRSGDIVVAAVGRPELIKGDWIKPGATVIDVGINRIDAPEKGEGKTRIVGDVEFDSASQVAGAITPVPGGVGPMTIAMLMANTLKAACLSVGVAAPQFD, encoded by the coding sequence ATGGCCGATATTATTGATGGAAAACTGTTGGCAGCACAAATTATTGAACAGATCAAACATGAAACTGGGCAATTAATGGCAAGCCATAATATCCGTCCCGGTCTTGCTGTGGTTATTGTCGGGGAAGATCCAGCAAGTGAAATCTATGTTTCCTCAAAAAGTCGCAAGGCAGAAGAATGTGGCTTCAAATCGGTAACCCACAAACTTGATAGCGATATTAACGAAAAAGACCTATTGCGTTTAATCACTAATTTAAATGGCGATCCAGCCATTCATGGTATTTTGGTGCAATTACCGCTGCCAAACCATATTTCAGCTGAAAAAGTAATCGAAACTATTTCACCACGCAAAGATGTTGATGGCTTTCATTATGTCAATGCGGGTAAATTGGCCATTGGTGCAATTGATGATACTTTCGTACCATGCACACCCGCAGGCGCAATGATTATGATCCGCCGCGTCCTTGGCAATGATCTTTCTAATCTTGATGCGGTGATTGTCGGCCGCTCCAATATTGTTGGTAAACCAATGGCTAGCCTATTACTTGCTGCCAATGCTACAACTACTATTGCCCATAGCCGCACTCATGACCTGCAAGACGTTGTTCGTAGCGGCGATATTGTGGTAGCTGCCGTTGGCAGACCAGAGCTTATTAAAGGTGATTGGATTAAGCCGGGTGCGACAGTGATTGACGTTGGCATTAACCGCATTGATGCACCGGAAAAAGGCGAAGGCAAAACCCGCATAGTCGGCGATGTCGAGTTTGATAGTGCGAGCCAAGTCGCAGGTGCTATCACGCCAGTTCCAGGCGGAGTAGGGCCGATGACCATTGCCATGCTTATGGCCAATACCCTTAAAGCTGCTTGCCTATCTGTTGGTGTTGCCGCTCCACAATTTGATTAA
- the secA gene encoding preprotein translocase subunit SecA translates to MVSLGGLARRLFGSAHERRVKSLRPRVAQINALEQQVSALSDDELRAKTAEFKQRLADGATLDSLLNEAFATIREASKRVMGMRPFDVQLIGGMVLHERGIAEMRTGEGKTLTATLPIYLNALEGKGVHVVTVNDYLASRDAQTMRPLFGFLGLTTGVIVHDLDNDQRRAAYNCDITYATNNELGFDYLRDNMAFERGQMVQREHNYAIVDEVDSILIDEARTPLIISGPLEDRSDFYTLIDKFILPLVPEDYEIDEKQKTSTFTEEGTEKLEKLLAEAGYLKAEGLYDIENVTIVHHLNNALKAHKLFQRDKDYIVRNDEIVIIDEFTGRMMPGRRYSEGLHQALEAKENVKIQPENQTLASITFQNYFRMYKKLAGMTGTGATEAEEFASTYGLDVIEIPTNVPVIRIDEDDVIYRSIEDKTKAIVKDIREAHAKHQPVLVGTTSIEKSEHLADRLRKEGITDLKVLNARYHEQEAYIVAQAGVPGAITIATNMAGRGTDIQLGGNADMRISQELADIPEGPERDEMAKAIREDIARLKEVALKAGGLYVLATERHESRRIDNQLRGRSGRQGDPGRSKFFLSTEDDLLRIFGSSKLGALVQKFGFEEGEPITHPWMNKALEKAQKKVEARNFEIRKNLLKYDDVMNDQRKVVFEQRNEVLDSTDLHELIAEMREEVIDNMVDHYIPAGTYSEQWKPAELAEDLRQTLHLDLPIEDWSHEEGIGEEQILERVREALEARVKERDERFGPELMQYFQKAMLLETIDTLWREHLGNLDHLRSAVGFRGYAQRDPLNEYKTESFELFQNMLINLRRDVVSKLMRFEIIQEAPSPQLPPMTENHPEADEFGSFEEAALAIPFEEERIVDPADRDANDPETWGKVGRNEQCPCGSGKKYKHCHGVLRA, encoded by the coding sequence ATGGTCAGTTTAGGTGGTTTGGCTCGCAGACTTTTTGGCTCAGCGCATGAGCGCCGTGTTAAAAGTTTGCGCCCGCGTGTTGCGCAAATTAATGCGCTTGAACAGCAGGTTTCTGCCCTTAGTGATGACGAGTTGCGTGCAAAGACTGCCGAATTCAAACAACGTCTTGCTGATGGCGCCACACTGGACAGTTTGTTGAATGAAGCTTTTGCAACCATACGTGAAGCATCAAAACGTGTCATGGGTATGCGCCCTTTTGATGTGCAGCTTATAGGCGGCATGGTTTTGCATGAACGTGGTATTGCTGAAATGCGTACCGGTGAAGGTAAAACCCTAACGGCTACCTTGCCAATTTATCTTAATGCCCTTGAAGGTAAGGGTGTTCATGTTGTTACGGTGAATGATTATCTTGCTAGCCGCGATGCGCAAACCATGCGCCCACTTTTTGGCTTTTTAGGGCTAACCACTGGCGTTATCGTTCATGATCTTGACAATGATCAACGCCGTGCTGCTTATAATTGCGATATTACCTATGCCACCAATAATGAACTTGGCTTTGATTATCTGCGCGATAATATGGCTTTTGAGCGCGGCCAGATGGTTCAACGCGAACATAATTACGCGATTGTTGATGAGGTCGATTCTATTTTGATCGATGAGGCGCGTACGCCGCTTATTATTTCAGGACCGCTTGAAGATCGCTCTGATTTTTATACCCTTATTGACAAGTTTATTTTGCCGTTGGTGCCAGAAGATTATGAAATTGATGAAAAGCAAAAGACATCAACTTTCACCGAAGAAGGTACGGAAAAGCTAGAAAAGCTTTTGGCAGAAGCTGGTTATTTAAAAGCTGAAGGGCTTTATGACATTGAAAATGTCACCATTGTCCATCACCTTAATAATGCTTTGAAAGCCCATAAACTCTTCCAACGCGATAAAGACTACATCGTCCGCAATGATGAAATTGTCATTATTGATGAGTTTACTGGGCGTATGATGCCGGGTCGGCGTTATTCTGAAGGCTTGCATCAGGCTTTGGAAGCCAAAGAAAACGTCAAGATTCAGCCCGAAAACCAAACGCTTGCATCTATCACGTTCCAAAATTACTTCCGCATGTATAAAAAACTTGCTGGTATGACTGGTACGGGTGCAACGGAAGCTGAAGAATTTGCCAGCACCTATGGGCTTGATGTTATTGAAATTCCAACCAATGTTCCGGTTATCCGTATTGATGAAGATGATGTTATTTATCGCTCCATCGAGGATAAAACCAAGGCGATTGTTAAAGATATTCGCGAGGCGCATGCCAAGCATCAGCCAGTACTTGTTGGTACCACCTCGATTGAAAAATCGGAGCATCTTGCCGACCGTCTTCGCAAGGAAGGTATTACTGATCTAAAAGTGCTCAATGCTCGTTACCATGAGCAGGAAGCCTATATTGTTGCACAAGCAGGTGTACCAGGTGCGATCACTATTGCGACCAATATGGCAGGTCGCGGTACTGATATTCAGCTTGGCGGTAATGCCGATATGCGTATTAGCCAGGAATTGGCTGATATTCCTGAAGGACCAGAGCGCGATGAAATGGCAAAAGCCATTCGTGAAGATATTGCGCGCTTGAAGGAAGTTGCGCTAAAAGCTGGTGGTCTTTATGTTCTTGCAACCGAGCGTCATGAAAGCCGCCGTATTGATAACCAGTTGCGTGGTCGTTCTGGACGTCAGGGTGACCCTGGTCGTTCTAAGTTCTTCCTTTCAACCGAAGACGATCTTTTACGCATTTTCGGTTCTTCCAAACTTGGCGCTTTGGTGCAAAAATTTGGCTTTGAAGAAGGCGAACCAATTACCCATCCTTGGATGAATAAGGCGCTTGAAAAGGCGCAAAAAAAGGTTGAAGCTCGTAACTTCGAAATTCGTAAGAACCTGCTTAAATATGACGATGTGATGAATGACCAACGAAAAGTGGTCTTTGAGCAGCGTAATGAAGTATTAGACTCAACCGATCTTCATGAACTCATCGCTGAAATGCGTGAGGAAGTGATTGATAATATGGTTGATCATTATATTCCTGCAGGTACTTATTCTGAACAGTGGAAGCCGGCGGAACTTGCTGAAGATCTGCGCCAGACCTTGCATCTTGACTTACCAATTGAAGATTGGTCCCATGAAGAAGGTATTGGTGAAGAGCAAATCCTTGAGCGGGTTCGCGAAGCACTTGAGGCACGCGTAAAAGAACGTGACGAGCGTTTTGGTCCTGAGCTTATGCAATATTTCCAAAAAGCCATGTTGCTCGAAACAATTGATACTTTATGGCGCGAACATTTGGGCAATCTTGATCATCTTCGATCAGCTGTTGGTTTCCGTGGCTATGCGCAGCGTGATCCGCTTAATGAATATAAGACAGAATCCTTTGAGCTGTTCCAAAACATGCTAATTAATTTGCGCCGCGATGTGGTGTCGAAATTAATGCGCTTTGAAATTATTCAAGAAGCCCCTTCCCCACAATTGCCGCCGATGACTGAAAATCATCCTGAAGCTGACGAATTTGGTTCTTTTGAAGAAGCGGCGCTTGCGATACCTTTTGAAGAAGAAAGGATCGTTGATCCTGCTGATCGTGACGCAAATGATCCTGAAACTTGGGGCAAAGTTGGTCGTAATGAGCAATGTCCTTGCGGCTCTGGCAAGAAGTATAAGCATTGTCACGGCGTACTTCGCGCATAA
- a CDS encoding DUF4424 family protein → MVVNDKRSFSAILGLLVSFFTIFIASPSYSFANDSSAEAIGGGLVLLKRQDIAMVSEDLYISQSKIEVNYIFENLTNRDITTLVAFPTPELPVEMDMDIGNNSIPDANPNGREVNFRVWVEGKEIAVKEDKRVIQSDENYGYSGDDYHITYYWQQTFPKGKKIHVRHTYSPIVGGSGFYSPLDAYTMAIDDKELYCPDGGFKKALQRKQEQYRFAYYNTLGYILTTGANWAGGTIGDFRLVVDKGSPDALVTFCGENVKKISPTQFEMRAQNYQPTHNIGVIIVNGFYNMDED, encoded by the coding sequence ATGGTGGTTAACGACAAGCGAAGTTTCTCGGCAATTTTAGGTTTGCTGGTGTCGTTTTTTACTATTTTTATTGCCAGTCCCTCATATAGTTTCGCCAATGATAGTTCCGCTGAAGCAATTGGCGGTGGGCTTGTGCTTTTGAAGCGGCAAGATATTGCCATGGTGTCTGAGGATCTTTATATTTCACAAAGTAAAATTGAAGTAAATTATATTTTTGAAAATCTTACTAACCGCGACATTACCACTCTTGTCGCCTTTCCTACTCCAGAATTGCCCGTTGAAATGGACATGGATATAGGTAATAATAGTATTCCTGATGCCAATCCTAATGGGCGTGAAGTAAATTTTAGGGTTTGGGTTGAAGGTAAAGAGATTGCTGTCAAAGAAGATAAGCGCGTTATCCAAAGCGATGAAAATTATGGCTATTCAGGTGATGATTATCATATCACCTATTATTGGCAGCAAACTTTCCCCAAAGGAAAAAAAATCCATGTGCGTCACACCTATTCTCCTATAGTAGGTGGTAGTGGTTTTTACTCCCCGCTAGACGCTTATACCATGGCTATTGATGATAAAGAGCTATATTGCCCTGACGGTGGCTTTAAAAAAGCCTTGCAACGAAAACAAGAACAATATCGGTTTGCTTACTACAATACGCTTGGTTATATCTTAACCACAGGTGCAAATTGGGCAGGTGGTACAATTGGTGATTTCCGCTTGGTTGTTGATAAAGGGTCACCCGATGCTTTGGTCACCTTTTGCGGTGAAAATGTAAAGAAAATAAGCCCAACGCAGTTTGAAATGCGCGCCCAAAATTACCAACCAACCCATAATATTGGCGTCATTATCGTTAATGGTTTTTATAACATGGATGAAGATTAG
- the pgl gene encoding 6-phosphogluconolactonase yields MIALHIDRHTFDRPEDLARSLADRVATELSLAINERNQATLAVSGGETPKLFFNYLSQIDIAWDKVTITLVDERFVAPDHLRSNERLVRQHLLKNYAERARFIGLYMRSTTAELAAFSAASRINNIPRPFDVVILGMGLDGHTASFFPGGDRLKQAIDPQSRALVVPIHARGAEEPRLTLTLPLLIEAHFIALHIEGEAKLEKFEQALELGEAAEIPVRAVLRNAATPVQLFWSPSTEKGERNPYLAAESYFEMIEVREQIGESEVQLDIEDFLPELPLGNREDNQPQ; encoded by the coding sequence ATGATTGCATTACATATAGATCGCCATACTTTTGATCGACCAGAAGATCTTGCCCGTTCGCTTGCCGACCGTGTTGCAACCGAGCTTAGTTTGGCGATTAATGAACGCAACCAAGCAACTCTTGCTGTTTCTGGCGGAGAAACACCAAAGTTGTTTTTCAACTATTTATCACAGATTGATATTGCTTGGGATAAGGTTACCATAACCTTGGTTGATGAGCGTTTTGTAGCGCCTGATCATCTTCGTTCCAATGAACGGCTTGTGCGCCAACATTTATTGAAAAATTATGCAGAAAGAGCGCGTTTTATCGGGCTTTATATGCGCTCAACTACCGCAGAACTGGCTGCTTTTTCTGCGGCAAGCCGCATTAATAATATTCCTCGCCCTTTTGATGTGGTTATTCTAGGCATGGGGCTTGATGGCCATACCGCGTCATTTTTCCCAGGCGGCGACCGCTTAAAGCAAGCAATCGATCCACAATCGCGCGCCCTCGTTGTGCCAATTCACGCAAGAGGGGCGGAAGAACCGCGCCTTACACTTACTTTACCGCTATTGATCGAGGCACATTTTATTGCCCTTCATATTGAGGGTGAAGCAAAGCTCGAAAAATTTGAACAAGCTTTAGAACTTGGTGAAGCAGCTGAAATACCAGTACGTGCAGTATTGCGCAATGCGGCAACGCCAGTGCAGCTTTTCTGGTCGCCATCGACAGAAAAGGGCGAGCGCAATCCCTATCTTGCTGCGGAAAGCTATTTTGAAATGATTGAAGTGCGTGAGCAAATCGGTGAAAGTGAAGTACAACTAGATATTGAGGACTTCCTTCCAGAATTGCCATTAGGCAATAGAGAAGACAATCAGCCACAATAA
- a CDS encoding glucose 1-dehydrogenase codes for MSKDYDINNQLSLKGKTALITGAGAGFGAAIAQKLALAGANVVLADINLKKADTIAKHIVTDIGKTQENTAIAVQADVTREGDIDHMVTKALQHFKKIDIFIANAGFAHPQADVTDVDEPTFDLILAVNIKSLYYAVKALVPHMKENGGGSIITLGATMAERPQSGFSWFGAAKGWVMSATRALALELAHDNIRVNCVCPAQSDTATFDVFYGSLAEKKRQELINSIPLGRLSNPQDVANAALWLASEQSSFTTGAIIPVDGGYNL; via the coding sequence TTGTCAAAAGATTATGATATCAACAACCAATTATCGTTAAAAGGCAAAACGGCATTAATTACTGGGGCAGGGGCCGGCTTTGGTGCCGCAATAGCCCAAAAATTAGCGCTAGCGGGTGCCAATGTGGTACTTGCCGATATTAATTTGAAAAAAGCAGATACTATCGCCAAGCATATTGTGACTGATATTGGCAAAACGCAAGAAAATACCGCCATTGCAGTTCAAGCTGATGTAACCCGTGAAGGTGATATAGATCATATGGTTACAAAGGCGCTGCAGCATTTCAAAAAAATTGATATTTTCATTGCCAATGCCGGCTTTGCCCATCCGCAAGCCGATGTAACAGATGTTGACGAGCCTACTTTTGATCTTATACTCGCTGTCAATATTAAATCCCTTTATTATGCTGTAAAAGCTCTTGTCCCGCATATGAAAGAAAATGGCGGCGGCTCCATCATTACACTAGGTGCCACCATGGCAGAACGACCACAATCTGGCTTCAGCTGGTTTGGTGCCGCAAAGGGCTGGGTAATGAGCGCAACACGTGCTTTAGCACTTGAGCTCGCACACGACAATATTCGTGTCAATTGCGTATGTCCAGCCCAGTCGGATACCGCAACTTTTGACGTTTTCTATGGTAGCCTTGCCGAAAAAAAACGTCAGGAATTGATCAACTCAATTCCACTTGGCCGCCTATCTAACCCTCAAGACGTTGCCAATGCTGCCCTTTGGCTTGCAAGTGAGCAATCATCCTTTACAACAGGCGCTATAATACCCGTTGACGGCGGCTATAATCTTTAG
- the zwf gene encoding glucose-6-phosphate dehydrogenase produces MAHDSISIPPFDCIVFGGAGDLAERKLIPALYHRQLVGQLSEPVRIIGASRSPMSDEEYRQFAAIALHKHVAKDDINDEEIEKFLKRLSYVAVDATSDKGWGDLKKKIEEAPVDVRAFYLAVGPALFGDIAVRLGQNGLVTKDTRIIVEKPIGKNLETARELNDAIGQVFQENQIFRIDHYLGKETVQNLMALRFANALYEPLWNSNHIDHVQITVAESVGLEGRAGYYDKAGALRDMVQNHMLQLLCLVAMEPPFINSADAVRDEKLKVLRALRTVNANNVQTATVRGQYMAGASESGRAASYFEDLGSDKSNTETFVALRVDIDNWRWAGTPFYLRTGKRMTKRVSEIVVTFKPIPYSIFGEDAGPVMANRLVIRLQPDEGVKQFMMLKDPGPGGMRLRQIPLDMSFANSFAGRNPDAYERLLMDVMRGNQTLFMRRDEVEAAWKWVDPILDGWNETKQPAQGYTAGTWGPSGSIALIERDGRTWNDMD; encoded by the coding sequence ATGGCCCATGATAGTATTTCAATTCCTCCGTTTGATTGTATTGTATTTGGCGGCGCTGGCGATCTTGCTGAGCGTAAACTAATTCCCGCACTTTATCACCGCCAACTTGTTGGCCAGTTATCAGAACCTGTGCGTATTATCGGTGCCTCGCGTAGCCCGATGAGCGATGAGGAATACCGGCAATTTGCGGCTATTGCCCTTCATAAGCATGTTGCAAAAGATGATATTAATGACGAAGAGATTGAAAAGTTTTTAAAACGCCTTTCCTATGTAGCCGTTGATGCAACGAGCGATAAAGGTTGGGGCGATTTGAAGAAAAAAATCGAGGAAGCACCGGTTGATGTCCGCGCCTTTTATTTGGCGGTTGGCCCTGCTCTATTTGGTGATATTGCAGTACGGCTTGGACAAAATGGCCTTGTTACCAAGGATACGCGCATCATTGTTGAAAAGCCAATTGGTAAAAATCTTGAAACAGCGCGCGAGCTTAATGATGCAATCGGTCAAGTTTTCCAAGAAAACCAAATTTTCAGAATAGATCATTATCTTGGCAAGGAAACCGTACAAAATTTGATGGCTTTGCGCTTTGCCAATGCACTTTATGAACCATTATGGAATTCTAACCATATTGACCATGTGCAAATCACCGTTGCGGAATCGGTCGGGCTTGAGGGACGGGCAGGCTATTATGATAAAGCTGGCGCTTTGCGTGATATGGTACAAAACCACATGCTACAATTATTATGCCTTGTTGCGATGGAGCCCCCCTTTATCAATAGTGCCGATGCTGTGCGCGATGAAAAGCTAAAGGTTTTGCGGGCACTACGTACAGTCAATGCCAATAATGTGCAAACAGCTACGGTGCGTGGTCAATATATGGCTGGTGCATCGGAAAGCGGACGTGCGGCGTCTTATTTTGAGGATCTTGGCAGTGATAAAAGCAATACCGAGACTTTCGTTGCTTTGCGGGTCGATATTGATAATTGGCGCTGGGCAGGCACACCTTTTTATTTGCGCACCGGCAAGCGCATGACCAAGCGGGTGTCTGAAATTGTTGTTACTTTTAAGCCTATTCCCTATTCTATTTTTGGCGAAGATGCAGGCCCTGTGATGGCTAATCGTTTGGTTATACGATTGCAGCCTGATGAAGGTGTCAAGCAATTTATGATGTTGAAAGACCCCGGCCCGGGCGGTATGCGTTTAAGACAAATTCCGCTTGATATGAGCTTTGCCAACTCCTTTGCAGGGCGTAATCCTGATGCCTATGAGCGGCTGTTGATGGATGTTATGCGCGGCAACCAAACTTTATTCATGCGCCGCGATGAAGTTGAAGCGGCATGGAAATGGGTTGACCCAATTCTTGATGGATGGAATGAAACAAAACAACCTGCCCAAGGTTATACAGCAGGTACGTGGGGGCCGTCTGGCTCGATCGCTTTGATCGAGCGCGATGGTCGCACGTGGAATGATATGGATTGA
- a CDS encoding ribose-phosphate pyrophosphokinase, with translation MKLFCGNANPRLAADIAKYLNIPLGSATVRRFADQEVFVEIHENVRGKDVFVLQSTSYPANDHLMELLIMIDALRRSSARRITAVIPYFGYARQDRKPGPRTPISAKLVANLITEAGAHRVLTLDLHAGQIQGFFDIPTDNLYAVPVIARDVKANYTTDNVMVVSPDVGGVVRARSLAKRIDAQLAIVDKRRERPGESEVMNVIGDVAGKNCLMLDDIVDSGGTLCNAAEALLQKGATSVTAYITHGVLSSGAAARIGASKLKELVITDSIQPTTAIEQTGNIRVISIASLLGEAISRTAAEQSVSSLFD, from the coding sequence ATGAAACTTTTCTGCGGAAATGCAAATCCACGTTTAGCTGCGGATATTGCGAAATACCTCAATATCCCTTTAGGTTCTGCGACAGTGCGCCGTTTTGCCGATCAAGAAGTTTTCGTAGAAATTCATGAAAATGTTCGTGGTAAAGACGTATTTGTTTTGCAATCCACGTCTTACCCCGCAAATGACCATTTAATGGAACTGTTGATCATGATTGATGCGTTACGCCGGTCTTCAGCTCGGCGGATCACCGCAGTTATTCCTTATTTTGGCTATGCTCGCCAAGATAGAAAGCCTGGGCCGCGCACGCCTATTTCTGCAAAATTGGTTGCTAATCTCATTACTGAAGCAGGTGCGCACCGCGTTTTGACGTTGGATCTCCATGCGGGCCAAATTCAAGGCTTTTTTGATATTCCAACCGATAATCTTTATGCGGTTCCTGTTATAGCTCGTGATGTTAAAGCCAATTATACAACCGACAATGTAATGGTCGTATCGCCTGATGTTGGCGGTGTTGTACGCGCCCGTTCTCTTGCTAAACGCATTGATGCCCAGCTTGCTATTGTTGATAAACGCCGCGAACGTCCAGGCGAATCAGAAGTGATGAATGTTATTGGTGATGTTGCGGGTAAAAACTGCTTGATGCTTGATGATATTGTCGATTCTGGTGGTACACTTTGTAATGCAGCAGAGGCCTTGTTACAAAAAGGTGCAACTAGCGTTACTGCCTATATTACCCATGGTGTGCTTTCAAGTGGCGCAGCAGCTCGTATTGGTGCATCTAAGTTGAAAGAATTGGTGATTACTGATTCTATTCAGCCCACCACTGCTATTGAACAAACCGGCAATATTCGCGTCATTTCTATTGCTAGCCTATTGGGCGAAGCTATTTCACGCACCGCGGCCGAACAATCGGTTTCCAGTCTGTTTGACTAA
- the proC gene encoding pyrroline-5-carboxylate reductase, with the protein MSNNIVLVGCGNMGRAMVEGWLHKKVAKPDQIHVVEPNEELRQRAQELGVHVYDDAQGIGENVAVDYVLFAVKPQVFDKIAPAYQKFANKAAFVSIMAGVKIAKFTELLGEKTAVVRTMPNTPAAIGEGMLVYCINDHVNAGQEEFVRALLHANGEVAKVEEDQMDAVTGLSGSGPAYVFHMIECLARAGMEVGLDEDTALLLARQTVKGAGILAASSPEMPSLLRERVTSPNGTTAAGLAVLMGDKRMENMIVECVKAACERSKELGN; encoded by the coding sequence ATGAGCAATAATATTGTGTTGGTTGGTTGTGGTAATATGGGGCGTGCCATGGTTGAGGGCTGGCTTCATAAAAAAGTCGCTAAGCCCGACCAGATTCATGTTGTTGAACCAAATGAAGAGTTGCGCCAACGCGCTCAAGAGCTTGGCGTTCATGTTTATGACGATGCGCAGGGCATTGGCGAAAATGTCGCTGTTGATTATGTATTGTTTGCCGTAAAACCGCAGGTGTTTGACAAGATTGCCCCAGCCTATCAAAAATTTGCAAATAAAGCTGCCTTTGTCAGCATTATGGCTGGTGTAAAAATTGCAAAATTTACCGAGCTACTTGGTGAAAAAACAGCTGTAGTGCGCACAATGCCGAATACACCTGCCGCAATTGGTGAAGGCATGTTGGTCTATTGCATCAACGACCATGTTAATGCTGGCCAAGAAGAGTTTGTTCGCGCGCTTTTACATGCAAATGGTGAAGTTGCTAAGGTTGAAGAAGATCAAATGGATGCCGTCACCGGTCTTTCTGGTTCTGGTCCCGCTTATGTTTTCCATATGATTGAGTGTTTAGCGCGCGCTGGTATGGAGGTTGGTCTTGATGAAGATACCGCTTTGTTGCTTGCTCGCCAAACCGTAAAAGGCGCAGGTATTTTGGCCGCCAGTTCGCCTGAAATGCCATCGCTCTTGCGTGAGCGCGTCACCAGTCCTAATGGTACAACAGCTGCAGGTCTTGCCGTTTTAATGGGTGATAAGCGCATGGAAAATATGATTGTTGAATGCGTAAAAGCTGCTTGTGAACGCTCGAAAGAGCTTGGCAACTAA
- the msrA gene encoding peptide-methionine (S)-S-oxide reductase MsrA has product MTSSGFDKSKMPQGDEILPGRSHAIATADKHFVNGEPLKGEWQSPLKSIYLGMGCFWGAERLFWSLPGVIVTSVGYAGGTTPNPTYEEVCSGRTGHTEVVEVVYDESKIDLKQILKLFWEEHDPTQFMRQGNDMGNNYRSAIYVNDDDQLAIVEQSAKDYGNALHQRGLGDIVTEIKMHIPYYYAEAYHQQYLAKNPNGYCGLQGTGVSCPIGLGVKA; this is encoded by the coding sequence ATGACATCATCTGGTTTTGATAAGTCTAAAATGCCGCAGGGTGATGAAATTTTACCCGGTCGGTCTCATGCAATCGCCACTGCAGACAAGCATTTCGTTAATGGTGAGCCACTTAAAGGCGAATGGCAATCGCCGTTAAAAAGCATTTATCTTGGTATGGGGTGTTTTTGGGGCGCCGAGCGGCTGTTTTGGTCCTTGCCAGGAGTGATCGTGACAAGTGTTGGCTATGCAGGAGGCACAACGCCTAATCCCACTTATGAGGAAGTATGCTCCGGCCGCACAGGACACACTGAGGTGGTCGAGGTTGTTTATGATGAAAGCAAAATTGACCTTAAACAGATTTTAAAACTGTTTTGGGAAGAACATGATCCGACCCAATTTATGCGTCAAGGCAATGATATGGGTAATAATTATCGCTCTGCCATTTATGTAAATGATGATGATCAGCTTGCTATTGTTGAACAAAGTGCCAAAGATTATGGCAACGCCCTTCATCAACGTGGCTTAGGTGATATTGTTACCGAAATAAAAATGCATATTCCTTACTATTATGCCGAAGCTTATCATCAGCAATATCTTGCTAAAAACCCCAATGGTTATTGTGGTTTACAAGGCACGGGCGTATCTTGCCCTATTGGTCTTGGCGTCAAAGCTTAA